A portion of the Mycobacterium paraseoulense genome contains these proteins:
- a CDS encoding galactan 5-O-arabinofuranosyltransferase, which yields MRNALATLGQIALAVAVAVVVAMVSLVAISRVQWPAFPSSNQLHALTTVGQVGCLAGLVAVGWAWGRSGRYRWAAQLGGLVFVSAFTVVTLGMPLGATKLYLFGISVDQQFRTEYLTRLADNPALRDMTYIGLPPFYPPGWFWIGGRAAAVSGTPAWEIYKPWAVTSIAVAVAVALVLWWRMVRFEHALIVTTATAAATLAYGSPEPYSAMITVLLPPVLVLTWSGLRAGERSPSADRPAGRALEPERAASRALGEEGERAGGWAAIVGAGLFLGWTATWYTLLFAFGAFTVALMALWLAGLRWRQGGFGAALDPLRRLAVIAVLAAAIASTTWLPFLLRARSPVSNSGSAQHYLPVDGAVLTFPMLQFSLLGAVCLLGALWLVVRARSSVRAGALAIGVLAVYLWSLLSMLTTLARTTLLSFRLQPTLTVLLVAAGAFGFIEAVRALSARSRAGAKATLPVAGAVGLAAAIAFSQDIPDVLRPDLTIAYTDTDGNGQRGDRRPPGSEKFYPDIDHAIATVTGRPRDQTVVMTADYSFLSFYPYWGFQGLTSHYANPLAQFDLRAAQIEKWSKLKSADELVHALDTCPWPPPTVFLMRRGANGSYTLRLAEDVYPNQPNVRRYTVDLRAALFDSPQFVVHSAGPFVVAIRKPAAGHP from the coding sequence ATGCGTAACGCGCTGGCCACCCTGGGCCAGATCGCTCTGGCGGTGGCGGTGGCCGTCGTCGTCGCCATGGTCTCGCTGGTGGCCATCTCCCGGGTGCAGTGGCCGGCCTTTCCGTCGTCGAACCAACTGCACGCGCTGACCACCGTGGGCCAGGTCGGCTGCCTGGCCGGCCTGGTCGCCGTGGGCTGGGCATGGGGGCGTTCGGGCCGGTATCGGTGGGCGGCCCAGCTGGGCGGGCTGGTGTTCGTCTCCGCGTTCACCGTCGTGACGCTGGGCATGCCGCTGGGCGCGACCAAGCTGTACCTGTTCGGCATCTCCGTCGACCAGCAATTTCGCACCGAGTACCTCACCCGGCTCGCCGACAACCCGGCCCTGCGCGACATGACCTACATCGGGCTGCCGCCGTTCTACCCGCCGGGCTGGTTCTGGATCGGCGGGCGGGCCGCCGCGGTGAGCGGGACACCGGCCTGGGAGATCTACAAGCCGTGGGCCGTCACCTCGATCGCCGTCGCCGTCGCCGTCGCGCTGGTGCTGTGGTGGCGGATGGTCCGCTTCGAGCACGCGTTGATCGTCACCACCGCCACGGCCGCCGCGACCCTGGCCTACGGCTCACCCGAGCCCTACTCGGCGATGATCACCGTCCTGCTGCCGCCGGTGCTGGTGCTGACCTGGTCGGGGCTGCGCGCGGGCGAGCGGTCTCCAAGCGCCGACCGCCCGGCTGGCCGGGCACTCGAGCCCGAGCGTGCGGCCAGCCGGGCGCTCGGCGAGGAGGGCGAAAGGGCCGGCGGCTGGGCCGCCATCGTCGGTGCCGGGCTGTTCCTCGGCTGGACGGCCACCTGGTACACGCTGTTGTTTGCCTTCGGCGCGTTCACCGTCGCGCTGATGGCCCTGTGGCTGGCCGGCCTGCGCTGGCGACAAGGAGGTTTCGGGGCCGCGTTGGATCCGCTGCGCCGGCTGGCCGTCATCGCCGTCCTCGCCGCGGCGATCGCGAGCACCACATGGCTGCCGTTCTTGTTGCGGGCCCGCAGCCCGGTCAGCAACTCCGGCAGCGCCCAGCACTATCTGCCGGTCGACGGCGCCGTGCTGACCTTCCCGATGCTGCAGTTCTCGCTGCTGGGGGCGGTCTGCCTGCTGGGCGCGCTGTGGCTGGTGGTCCGCGCGAGGTCGTCGGTGCGGGCCGGCGCCCTGGCCATCGGCGTGCTGGCCGTCTACCTGTGGTCGCTGCTGTCGATGCTGACCACGCTGGCGCGCACCACCCTGCTGTCGTTCCGGCTGCAGCCCACCCTGACCGTGCTGCTGGTGGCCGCCGGGGCGTTCGGCTTCATCGAGGCGGTGCGGGCGCTGTCCGCGCGGAGCCGGGCCGGGGCAAAGGCGACACTGCCGGTGGCCGGGGCGGTCGGCCTGGCCGCCGCGATCGCGTTCAGCCAGGACATTCCCGACGTGCTGCGCCCGGACCTGACCATCGCCTACACCGACACCGACGGCAACGGCCAGCGCGGCGACCGGCGACCGCCGGGCTCGGAGAAGTTCTACCCCGACATCGACCACGCCATCGCGACCGTGACCGGCAGGCCCCGCGACCAGACCGTGGTCATGACCGCCGACTACAGCTTCCTGTCCTTCTATCCCTATTGGGGATTTCAGGGGTTGACGTCGCACTACGCCAACCCGCTCGCGCAGTTCGACCTGCGGGCGGCCCAAATCGAGAAGTGGTCCAAACTCAAGTCCGCCGACGAGCTCGTCCACGCGCTCGACACCTGCCCGTGGCCGCCGCCCACGGTGTTCCTCATGCGCCGCGGCGCCAACGGCAGCTACACGCTGCGGCTCGCCGAGGACGTCTATCCCAACCAGCCCAACGTTCGTCGCTACACCGTCGACCTGCGGGCCGCCCTCTTCGACAGCCCCCAATTCGTCGTGCACAGCGCCGGCCCGTTCGTGGTGGCCATCCGCAAGCCGGCGGCAGGGCACCCATGA
- a CDS encoding ArsR/SmtB family transcription factor → MATYQSGDVWLALADGTRRAIVERLAHGPSAVGELARDLPVSRPAVSQHLKVLKSAGLVRDRAAGTRRVYRLDPTGLAALRADLDRFWTQALAGYAQKVAEITGESP, encoded by the coding sequence GTGGCCACTTACCAAAGCGGCGACGTGTGGCTGGCCTTGGCCGACGGGACACGGCGGGCCATCGTGGAACGTCTCGCGCACGGCCCGTCGGCGGTCGGCGAATTGGCTCGCGACCTGCCCGTCAGCAGGCCGGCAGTGTCCCAACACCTCAAGGTGCTCAAGTCCGCCGGGCTGGTGCGTGACCGCGCCGCCGGAACCCGTCGCGTCTACCGGCTCGACCCGACGGGCCTGGCGGCTTTGCGCGCCGATCTCGACCGGTTCTGGACGCAGGCGCTGGCCGGCTACGCCCAAAAGGTCGCCGAGATTACGGGAGAAAGCCCGTGA
- a CDS encoding arabinosyltransferase domain-containing protein: MPPDGNQRSQRIPRSVAAIAGIVGLLLCALVPLLPVRQTTATVVWPQGSADGHVTQITAPLVSGAPRALDISIPCTAIATLPAGGGLVVSTLPPGGVDAGKNGLFVRADKAMVVVAFRDTVAAAAPRPAVAGGACSVLHAWADAGAAGAEFVGIPGASGKLSPEKKPQVGGIFTDLKVPAQPGLSARIDVDTRFITSPTTVKKLAMAVGALAVLTAVVALAALDRRSRGGGTLVNWRSPIIWLARYRPRARWRSWRRVGVATWIADAGVIATLLLWHVIGATSSDDGYNLTIARVAPKAGYLANYYRYFGTTDAPFDWYLGLLSRLASVSTAGVWMRLPATLAGIACWLVISHWILRRLGPGRGGLAANRVAVFTAGAVFLAAWLPFNNGLRPEPLIALGVLITWILVERAIALQRLAPAAIAIFVAMLTATLAPQGLIAVAPLLTGSRAVARVIRRRRATDGLLAPLAVLAGSLSLITVVVFHSQTLANVAESARIKYKVGPTIAWYQDWLRYYFLTVESNPDGSMSRRFAVLVLLLCLFGMLVILLRRGKVPGVASGPAWRLLGTTAFGLLLLTFTPTKWAVQFGAFAGLAGALGAVTAFALARIGLHNRRNLTLYVTALLFVLAWATSGINGWFYVGNYGVPWYDIPPVIASHPVTSMFLTLSILTGLLAAWQHFRMDYAGHTEVEDNRRNRVLASTPLLVVATIMVIGEVASLTKGAVFRYPLYTTGKANLAAITSGLSPTSCAMADDVLTEPDPNAGMLQPAPGQAFGPDGPLGGKGPVGFKPDGVGDDLRSYPVVTKPGVVNSDASPNKPNAAMSDSAGTAGGKGPVGVNGSHAALPFGLDPARTPVMGSYGENSLAATATSAWYQLPPRTPDRPIVVVSASGAIWSYKEDGTFTYGQSLKLQWGVTRPDGSTQPLAEVQPIDIGPEPAWRNLRFPLTWAPPEANVARIVAYDPNLSSDQWFAFTPPRVPVLETLQQLIGSRTPVLMDIATAANFPCQRPFSEHLGVAELPQYRILPDHKQTASSSNGWQAGEAGGPFLITQAMLRTSTISTYLRGDWYRDWGSVEQYFRLVPADQAPDAVIEQGVMTVHGWSRQGPIRALP; this comes from the coding sequence GTGCCCCCCGACGGTAATCAGCGATCGCAGCGGATCCCACGGTCGGTGGCCGCCATCGCGGGGATCGTCGGGCTGCTGTTGTGCGCGCTCGTCCCGTTGCTTCCCGTCAGGCAGACCACCGCGACCGTGGTGTGGCCCCAGGGCAGTGCGGACGGGCACGTCACCCAGATCACCGCACCCCTGGTGTCCGGGGCGCCGCGCGCGCTGGACATCTCGATCCCGTGCACGGCGATCGCCACGCTGCCCGCCGGCGGCGGCCTGGTGGTCTCGACCCTGCCCCCCGGCGGAGTCGACGCCGGCAAGAATGGGCTGTTCGTCCGCGCCGACAAGGCCATGGTGGTCGTCGCTTTCCGCGACACCGTCGCCGCCGCTGCCCCGCGCCCGGCCGTCGCCGGCGGCGCCTGCAGCGTGCTGCACGCCTGGGCCGACGCGGGCGCGGCGGGTGCGGAGTTCGTCGGCATCCCCGGTGCCTCCGGAAAACTGTCCCCGGAAAAGAAGCCCCAGGTCGGCGGGATCTTCACGGACCTGAAGGTGCCCGCCCAGCCGGGGCTGTCCGCCCGAATCGACGTCGACACCCGGTTCATCACCTCCCCCACCACCGTCAAGAAGCTGGCGATGGCCGTCGGCGCCCTGGCCGTCCTCACGGCCGTCGTCGCGCTGGCCGCGCTGGACCGCCGCAGCCGCGGCGGCGGCACGCTGGTCAATTGGCGGTCCCCGATCATTTGGCTCGCCCGGTACCGCCCCCGGGCGCGGTGGCGCTCCTGGCGCCGCGTCGGGGTCGCCACCTGGATCGCCGACGCCGGGGTGATCGCGACGCTGCTGCTCTGGCACGTCATCGGCGCCACCTCGTCCGACGACGGGTACAACCTGACCATCGCCCGCGTCGCCCCGAAGGCCGGCTACCTCGCCAATTACTACCGCTACTTCGGGACGACGGACGCGCCGTTCGACTGGTATCTCGGGCTGCTGTCCAGGCTGGCATCGGTGAGCACCGCCGGTGTCTGGATGCGGTTGCCCGCGACGCTGGCCGGGATCGCCTGCTGGCTGGTGATCAGCCACTGGATCCTGCGCAGGCTGGGGCCCGGCCGGGGCGGCCTGGCCGCGAATCGGGTGGCGGTGTTCACCGCTGGCGCGGTGTTCCTGGCCGCCTGGTTGCCGTTCAACAACGGGCTGCGGCCGGAGCCGCTGATCGCCCTCGGCGTGCTGATCACCTGGATTCTGGTCGAGCGCGCGATCGCGCTGCAGCGCCTGGCCCCGGCCGCGATCGCCATCTTCGTCGCGATGCTCACCGCGACGCTGGCGCCGCAGGGCCTGATCGCCGTCGCCCCACTGCTCACCGGGTCGCGCGCGGTTGCCCGGGTGATCCGGCGCCGCCGGGCCACCGACGGGCTGCTGGCACCGCTGGCCGTGCTGGCGGGGTCGCTGTCGCTGATCACCGTGGTGGTGTTCCACTCTCAGACGCTGGCCAACGTCGCCGAGTCGGCGCGCATCAAATACAAGGTCGGGCCGACGATCGCCTGGTACCAGGACTGGCTTCGCTACTACTTCCTCACGGTGGAGTCCAACCCCGACGGATCCATGTCGAGACGGTTCGCGGTGCTGGTGCTGTTGCTGTGCCTGTTCGGCATGCTGGTCATCCTGCTGCGCCGGGGGAAGGTGCCGGGGGTGGCCAGCGGCCCGGCGTGGCGGTTGCTCGGCACCACGGCCTTCGGCCTGCTGCTGTTGACGTTCACCCCGACCAAGTGGGCGGTCCAGTTCGGCGCCTTCGCCGGACTGGCCGGGGCGCTGGGTGCGGTCACCGCGTTCGCGCTTGCGCGGATCGGCCTGCACAACCGCCGCAACCTGACGCTGTACGTGACCGCGCTGCTGTTCGTGCTGGCGTGGGCCACCTCCGGCATCAACGGCTGGTTCTACGTCGGCAACTACGGCGTGCCCTGGTACGACATCCCGCCGGTGATCGCCAGCCACCCGGTGACGTCGATGTTCCTCACGTTGTCCATCCTCACCGGCCTGCTGGCCGCGTGGCAGCACTTCCGGATGGACTACGCCGGCCACACCGAGGTCGAGGACAACCGGCGCAACCGCGTTCTGGCGTCGACCCCGCTGCTGGTGGTCGCGACCATCATGGTGATCGGCGAAGTGGCCTCGCTGACCAAGGGCGCGGTGTTCCGCTACCCGCTCTACACCACCGGCAAGGCCAACCTTGCGGCCATCACCTCGGGGTTGTCCCCGACGAGCTGCGCCATGGCCGACGACGTGCTGACCGAGCCCGACCCCAACGCCGGCATGCTGCAACCCGCGCCCGGCCAGGCCTTCGGCCCCGACGGCCCGCTCGGCGGGAAGGGCCCGGTCGGCTTCAAACCCGACGGCGTCGGCGATGACCTCCGGTCGTACCCGGTGGTGACCAAACCCGGCGTGGTGAACTCCGACGCGTCACCCAACAAGCCCAACGCCGCGATGAGCGACTCGGCGGGCACGGCCGGCGGGAAGGGCCCCGTCGGCGTCAACGGCTCGCACGCGGCGCTCCCGTTCGGGCTCGACCCGGCCCGCACCCCGGTGATGGGCAGCTACGGCGAGAACTCGCTGGCCGCCACGGCGACGTCGGCGTGGTACCAGCTGCCGCCCCGCACCCCGGACCGGCCGATCGTCGTGGTGTCGGCGTCCGGCGCGATCTGGTCGTACAAGGAGGACGGCACCTTCACCTACGGGCAGTCGCTGAAATTGCAGTGGGGGGTCACCCGCCCCGACGGCAGTACCCAGCCGCTGGCCGAGGTGCAACCCATCGACATCGGCCCCGAGCCGGCGTGGCGCAATCTGCGGTTCCCCTTGACCTGGGCGCCGCCCGAGGCCAACGTGGCGCGCATCGTCGCCTATGACCCGAATCTGAGTTCGGATCAATGGTTCGCGTTCACGCCGCCCCGGGTGCCGGTGCTCGAGACCCTGCAGCAGTTGATCGGGTCGCGCACACCGGTGCTGATGGACATCGCGACCGCCGCGAACTTCCCCTGCCAGCGGCCGTTCTCCGAACACCTCGGCGTGGCCGAACTTCCGCAATACCGCATCCTGCCCGACCACAAGCAGACGGCGTCGTCGTCGAACGGGTGGCAGGCCGGCGAGGCCGGGGGTCCGTTCCTCATCACGCAGGCGATGCTTCGTACGTCGACAATCTCGACGTATCTGCGGGGCGACTGGTATCGCGACTGGGGATCCGTGGAGCAGTATTTCCGGTTGGTGCCGGCTGACCAGGCGCCGGACGCCGTGATCGAACAGGGTGTGATGACAGTGCACGGCTGGAGCCGGCAGGGACCGATTCGGGCGCTCCCATGA
- a CDS encoding maleylpyruvate isomerase family mycothiol-dependent enzyme: protein MTATLMSMARDERADLAEFLATLTPQQWAAPSLCTGWTVKDVVAHTISYEELGTLGLLRRFAKGRVVRANQVGVDEFAHLNAQQLLDFLRAHLQPRGLTAGFGGMIALVDGTIHHQDIRRALGRPRTVPADRLERVLGLVPGNPRIGAGRRIRGLRLRATDVDWAHGHGPEVTGPGEALLMAMAGRPAALADLAGPGLDTLAARLAH from the coding sequence ATGACGGCCACCCTGATGAGCATGGCCCGCGACGAGCGGGCCGACCTGGCGGAATTTCTCGCGACGCTCACGCCGCAGCAGTGGGCCGCGCCCAGCCTGTGCACCGGGTGGACGGTCAAAGACGTTGTCGCGCACACGATCAGCTACGAAGAGCTGGGCACGCTGGGGCTGCTAAGGCGCTTCGCGAAGGGCCGTGTCGTGCGGGCCAACCAGGTGGGCGTGGACGAGTTCGCGCACCTGAATGCCCAACAGCTGCTCGACTTCCTGCGTGCCCATCTCCAACCGCGCGGGCTGACAGCGGGTTTCGGCGGAATGATCGCACTCGTCGACGGCACCATCCATCACCAAGACATCCGCCGCGCGCTGGGCCGCCCGCGCACCGTCCCCGCCGACCGGCTCGAGCGGGTCCTCGGCCTGGTGCCCGGCAACCCCAGGATCGGCGCCGGACGCCGGATCAGGGGGCTGCGCCTACGCGCCACCGACGTCGATTGGGCCCACGGTCACGGACCCGAAGTCACCGGGCCCGGCGAGGCGCTCCTGATGGCGATGGCCGGCCGGCCCGCGGCGCTCGCCGACCTCGCCGGGCCCGGGCTGGACACTCTCGCCGCCCGGCTCGCCCACTGA
- a CDS encoding arabinosyltransferase domain-containing protein, producing MSTDTSPPRAEELASTTVTDTGTNHRITRLVATVAGLLGALLAIATPLLPVTQTTAQLNWPQNGTFESVDAPLIGYVATDLNVTVPCQAAAGLAGPANAGKTVLLSTVPKQAPKAVDRGLLIQRANDYLVVVVRNVAVVTAPLSQVLGPACRRLTFTAHAEKVTAEFVGLTQGPNAEHPGSPLRGEKSGYDFRPQIVGVFTDLSGPAPPGLSFSATIDTRYSSSPTQLKMAAMILGVVLTAVALVALHLLDTADGTRHRRFLPSRWWSVNGLDALVISVLVWWQFVGANTSDDGYILTMARVSEHAGYMANYYRWFGTPEAPFGWYYDLLALWAHVSTASIWMRLPTLAMALTCWWVISREVMPRLGHAVKQNRGAAWTAAGMFLAVWLPLNNGLRPEPIIALGILLTWCSVERAVATSRLLPVAVACIIGALTLFSGPTGIASIGALLVAIGPLRTILHRRSKRFGALPLVAPLLAAATVTAILIFRDQTLAGEVQASMLKRAVGPSLSWFDEHIRYERLFMASPDGSVARRFAVLALVLALGITVAMSLRKGRIPGTAAGPSRRIVGITIISFIAMMFTPTKWTHHFGVFAGLAGPLGALAAVAVTAAAMRSRRNRTMFAAAVLFLSALSFASVNGWWYVSNFGVPWSNSFPAWHYAFATALLGLTVLVLLLAAWFHFVSPDDGPPKPRSRVAGIVQSPLAIATWVLVVFEVASLTLAMTAQYPAWSVGRSNLQALAGKSCGLAEDVLVEQDPNAGALSPVSAAVGAALGAGLSEAFTPNGIPADVRADPVMERPGDRSFINDDRLVTGAEAGTEGGTSPAPGINGSVAQLPYNLDPARTPVLGSWRPGIQVPAHLRSGWYRLPPRDRARPLLVVSAAGRFDPREIQVQWATDEEAASGHPGGSFQFADVGASPAWRNLRLPLSAIPGSATQIRLVADDEDLAPQHWIALTPPRIPQLRTLQDVVGSKDPVFLDWLVGLAFPCQRPFGHQNGVDEMPKWRILPDRFGAEANSPVMDNNGGGPLGVTELLVKPTTVATYLKDDWSRDWGSLQLLTPYYADAQPARLQLGTATRSGLWNPAPLRKT from the coding sequence ATGAGCACCGACACCTCGCCGCCACGCGCCGAAGAACTAGCATCAACCACCGTGACCGACACGGGAACCAACCACCGGATCACCCGGTTGGTTGCCACCGTCGCCGGGTTGCTCGGGGCGCTGCTGGCCATCGCCACCCCGCTGCTGCCGGTCACCCAGACCACCGCGCAGCTCAACTGGCCGCAGAACGGCACCTTCGAGAGCGTCGACGCGCCGCTGATCGGTTACGTGGCCACCGACCTCAACGTCACCGTGCCCTGCCAGGCCGCGGCCGGGCTGGCGGGCCCGGCGAACGCCGGCAAGACGGTGCTGTTGTCCACGGTGCCCAAACAGGCCCCCAAGGCCGTCGACCGTGGCCTGCTCATCCAACGCGCCAACGACTACCTGGTGGTCGTGGTGCGCAACGTCGCGGTGGTGACCGCCCCGCTGAGCCAGGTGCTCGGCCCCGCCTGCCGGCGGTTGACCTTCACCGCGCACGCCGAGAAGGTCACCGCCGAGTTCGTCGGGCTCACCCAGGGCCCCAACGCCGAGCACCCGGGCTCGCCGCTGCGCGGCGAGAAGAGCGGCTACGACTTCCGGCCCCAGATCGTCGGGGTGTTCACCGACCTCTCGGGGCCGGCGCCGCCGGGCCTGAGCTTCTCGGCCACCATCGACACCCGCTACAGCAGCAGCCCCACCCAGCTGAAGATGGCGGCGATGATCCTCGGGGTGGTGCTGACCGCCGTCGCCCTGGTCGCACTCCACCTGCTCGACACCGCCGACGGCACCAGGCACCGCCGCTTCCTGCCGTCGCGCTGGTGGTCGGTCAACGGGCTGGACGCGCTCGTCATCTCCGTGCTGGTGTGGTGGCAGTTCGTCGGCGCCAACACCTCCGACGACGGCTACATCCTGACCATGGCCCGGGTGTCCGAGCACGCCGGCTACATGGCCAACTACTACCGCTGGTTCGGCACCCCCGAGGCCCCCTTCGGCTGGTACTACGACCTGCTGGCACTCTGGGCCCACGTCAGCACGGCCAGCATCTGGATGCGTCTGCCCACCCTGGCCATGGCGCTGACGTGCTGGTGGGTGATCAGCCGCGAAGTGATGCCGCGCCTCGGCCACGCCGTCAAACAGAACCGCGGCGCGGCCTGGACCGCGGCCGGCATGTTCCTGGCCGTGTGGCTGCCGCTCAACAACGGCCTGCGGCCCGAGCCGATCATCGCGCTGGGCATCCTGCTGACCTGGTGCTCGGTCGAGCGCGCGGTGGCCACCAGCCGGCTGCTGCCGGTGGCGGTCGCGTGCATCATCGGTGCGCTGACGCTGTTCTCGGGGCCGACGGGCATCGCCTCGATCGGCGCCCTGCTGGTCGCGATCGGGCCGCTGCGGACGATCCTGCACCGCCGATCCAAACGCTTTGGCGCGCTGCCACTGGTGGCACCCCTGTTGGCCGCGGCCACCGTCACCGCCATCCTCATCTTCCGGGACCAGACCCTGGCCGGCGAGGTGCAGGCCAGCATGCTCAAGCGCGCCGTCGGCCCCAGCCTGAGTTGGTTCGACGAACACATCCGCTACGAGCGGCTGTTCATGGCCAGCCCCGACGGGTCGGTCGCCCGCCGCTTCGCCGTGCTGGCGCTGGTCCTGGCGCTCGGCATCACGGTCGCAATGTCGTTGCGCAAGGGCCGGATTCCCGGCACGGCCGCCGGGCCGAGCCGCCGCATCGTGGGGATCACGATCATCTCGTTCATCGCGATGATGTTCACTCCCACCAAGTGGACCCACCACTTCGGGGTGTTCGCCGGGCTGGCCGGGCCGCTGGGCGCGCTGGCCGCGGTCGCCGTGACCGCCGCGGCGATGCGATCCCGGCGCAACCGCACCATGTTCGCCGCCGCGGTGCTGTTTCTGTCCGCCCTGTCGTTCGCCAGCGTCAACGGCTGGTGGTATGTCTCCAATTTCGGTGTGCCATGGTCGAATTCGTTCCCCGCATGGCACTACGCCTTCGCCACCGCGCTGCTCGGGCTGACCGTCCTGGTGCTGCTACTGGCGGCGTGGTTCCACTTCGTGTCGCCCGATGACGGCCCACCCAAGCCCCGGTCACGCGTGGCGGGAATCGTCCAGTCCCCGTTGGCAATTGCGACGTGGGTGTTGGTGGTGTTCGAGGTGGCGTCGCTGACCCTGGCGATGACGGCCCAGTACCCCGCGTGGTCGGTGGGCCGCTCCAACCTGCAGGCTCTGGCCGGCAAGTCCTGCGGCCTGGCCGAGGACGTGCTGGTGGAACAGGACCCCAACGCCGGCGCGCTGTCGCCGGTGAGCGCCGCGGTGGGCGCCGCCCTCGGCGCGGGCCTCTCGGAAGCCTTCACGCCCAACGGCATTCCCGCCGACGTCCGCGCCGACCCGGTCATGGAGCGCCCGGGTGACCGCAGCTTCATCAACGACGACAGGCTGGTGACCGGCGCCGAGGCGGGCACCGAGGGGGGCACCAGCCCGGCGCCGGGGATCAACGGTTCGGTCGCCCAGCTGCCCTACAACCTGGACCCCGCGCGCACGCCCGTCCTGGGCAGCTGGCGCCCGGGCATCCAGGTCCCGGCCCACCTGCGATCGGGCTGGTATCGGCTGCCGCCCCGCGACCGGGCGCGGCCGCTGCTGGTGGTGAGCGCGGCCGGCCGCTTCGACCCCCGCGAGATCCAGGTGCAGTGGGCCACCGACGAGGAGGCGGCGAGCGGACATCCCGGCGGGTCGTTCCAGTTCGCCGACGTGGGGGCCTCGCCGGCGTGGCGGAACTTGCGGCTGCCGCTGTCGGCCATCCCCGGCAGCGCCACCCAGATCCGGTTGGTCGCCGACGACGAAGACCTGGCGCCGCAGCACTGGATCGCGCTGACACCGCCGCGGATTCCGCAGCTGCGCACGCTGCAGGACGTGGTCGGCTCGAAAGACCCGGTGTTCCTGGACTGGCTGGTCGGCCTGGCGTTCCCGTGCCAGCGGCCGTTCGGCCACCAGAACGGCGTCGACGAGATGCCGAAATGGCGCATCCTGCCGGACCGGTTCGGCGCCGAGGCCAATTCGCCGGTGATGGACAACAACGGCGGCGGCCCGCTCGGCGTCACCGAGCTCCTGGTGAAGCCGACGACGGTGGCCACCTATCTGAAGGACGACTGGTCCCGGGACTGGGGTTCGCTGCAACTGTTGACGCCGTACTACGCCGACGCGCAGCCCGCCCGTCTGCAGCTGGGGACGGCCACCCGCAGCGGCCTGTGGAACCCCGCGCCGCTGCGCAAGACCTGA
- a CDS encoding SRPBCC family protein, producing MTQRIPNISHHVVVNAPIDRAFAVFTERFGDFKPREHNLLAVPIAETVFEPRAGGHIYDRGVDGSVCRWARILTYEPPHRLVFSWDIGPTWQPEPDQSKTSEVEVRFTAEPGDRTRVDLEHRHLDRHGPGWESVADGVDGDAGWPLYLDRYARLLPAGNRQ from the coding sequence GTGACGCAACGCATTCCGAACATCTCGCACCACGTGGTCGTCAACGCTCCGATCGACCGGGCGTTCGCCGTCTTCACCGAGCGGTTCGGCGACTTCAAACCCCGCGAGCACAACCTGCTGGCCGTGCCGATCGCCGAGACGGTCTTCGAGCCCCGGGCGGGCGGGCACATCTACGACCGCGGCGTCGACGGCAGCGTATGCCGCTGGGCGCGGATCTTGACCTACGAGCCGCCCCACCGACTCGTGTTCAGCTGGGATATCGGCCCCACCTGGCAACCGGAACCCGATCAGTCGAAAACCAGCGAGGTCGAGGTGCGCTTCACCGCGGAGCCGGGCGACCGCACCCGCGTCGACCTCGAACACCGCCATCTGGACCGCCACGGCCCCGGATGGGAATCCGTCGCCGACGGCGTCGACGGCGACGCCGGCTGGCCGCTGTATCTGGATCGCTACGCCCGCCTGCTGCCCGCCGGGAACCGGCAATGA